From a single Clupea harengus chromosome 24, Ch_v2.0.2, whole genome shotgun sequence genomic region:
- the LOC105890313 gene encoding carbohydrate sulfotransferase 12-like produces MGNLRLFRLCLLLGSVFMLFLIILYWDEVGNAGLHLRTSPPAPPPPPLPPALAATGPLVTTRPLATSTQLMWTGEDKGYAFIWDTDAFDREVMADPDPPETRPTKDLAARLQRPVPKPPAAGEILDLPETPGTTASPQESEPTPTQARPSLPTTTTTTTKTTTTTTTTTQTPTTTTTTTTTTTTAPATSSAAHWNQTSKLPEPQRRDNMSVQPPGLAPVPPTPPFLNLLRRQAGRRRHLQEACAADSGLDFPGKLRSFDQIPSQALDHLIVDDRHGIIYCYVPKVACTNWKRVMIVLGQKLVAGSNKPDAAPPTPYRRPQDVPSELSHNGTLHLTFNKFWRRYGKASRNIMHAKLRKYTKFLFVRDPFVRLMSAFRNKLAQPNEDFYRQFGLRMLQRYTNITQPPATAREAFKAGLRPSFADFVHYLLDPDTEKEELFNEHWRQVYRLCHPCQIGYDFVGKLETLDEDAQHLLHIMKMDHEIQFPPGYRNRTAASWEHDWFANVPLEDRRKLYKLYEPDFRLFGYPRPESLLHV; encoded by the coding sequence atgggcaACCTCCGCCTCTTCCGTCTCTGCCTCCTGCTGGGCTCGGTGTTCAtgctcttcctcatcatcctgTACTGGGACGAGGTGGGTAACGCCGGGCTACACCTGCGCACCTCTCcgcccgctcctcctcctcctcctcttccccctgcgCTGGCAGCGACGGGGCCCCTGGTGACGACACGGCCCCTCGCCACCTCCACCCAGCTGATGTGGACGGGCGAGGACAAGGGCTACGCCTTCATCTGGGACACGGATGCCTTCGACCGGGAGGTGATGGCTGACCCAGACCCGCCCGAGACCCGGCCCACGAAAGACTTGGCGGCTCGACTGCAGCGTCCGGTGCCGAAACCCCCAGCAGCTGGGGAGATCCTAGATCTCCCGGAGACCCCGGGGACCACAGCGTCTCCGCAAGAGTCGGAGCCGACACCCACGCAAGCCAGACCATCACTGCCAACCACCACGACAACCACAACCAAAACCACCAcgacaaccacaaccacaacccaGACcccaaccacaaccaccaccactacgACCACTACGACCACTGCACCCGCCACATCTTCAGCAGCCCATTGGAACCAGACCAGCAAGCTaccagaaccacagagaagagacaaCATGTCTGTCCAGCCTCCTGGGTTAGCCCCCGTCCCTCCGACCCCCCCGTTCCTGAACCTCCTGAGGCGTCAGGCGGGGCGGAGGCGGCACCTGCAGGAGGCCTGCGCGGCTGACAGCGGCCTCGACTTCCCAGGGAAGCTGCGCTCCTTCGACCAGATCCCCAGCCAGGCGCTGGACCACCTGATCGTGGACGACCGGCACGGGATCATCTACTGCTACGTGCCCAAGGTGGCCTGCACCAACTGGAAGCGTGTGATGATCGTGCTGGGGCAGAAGCTGGTCGCCGGGAGCAACAAGCCCGACGCAGCGCCCCCGACGCCTTACCGCCGGCCGCAGGACGTCCCTTCGGAGCTGAGCCACAACGGAACGCTGCACCTGACCTTCAACAAGTTCTGGCGCCGCTACGGAAAGGCCTCGCGGAACATCATGCACGCCAAGCTCCGCAAGTACACCAAGTTCCTGTTTGTGCGCGACCCGTTCGTGCGACTCATGTCGGCTTTCCGAAACAAACTGGCCCAGCCCAACGAGGACTTCTACCGGCAGTTTGGCTTGCGCATGCTGCAACGTTACACCAACATCACCCAACCCCCGGCCACCGCTCGAGAGGCCTTCAAGGCAGGGTTGCGACCCTCTTTTGCAGACTTTGTCCACTACCTCCTGGACCccgacacagagaaagaggagctgTTCAACGAGCACTGGCGGCAGGTGTACCGCCTGTGCCACCCGTGTCAGATCGGCTACGATTTTGTCGGGAAGCTCGAGACGCTGGACGAGGATGCCCAGCACCTGCTCCACATCATGAAGATGGACCACGAGATTCAGTTCCCGCCTGGCTACCGGAACAGAACCGCGGCCAGCTGGGAGCACGACTGGTTCGCTAACGTTCCCCTGGAGGACAGACGGAAGCTGTATAAACTTTATGAGCCAGATTTCCGGCTATTTGGATACCCCAGGCCAGAGTCACTACTGCATGTATGA